The following coding sequences are from one Triticum dicoccoides isolate Atlit2015 ecotype Zavitan chromosome 4A, WEW_v2.0, whole genome shotgun sequence window:
- the LOC119286328 gene encoding cyclin-T1-3-like, protein MDIMQTSDSSQYGVVENSPYRFPYNKRVEDGNLGASWYFSRKEIEENSLSRRDGISLKKESFLRKSYCTFLQDLGVRLKVPPVTIATAIVFCHRFFLRQSHAKNDRLTVATVCMFLAGKVEETPIPLKDVILISYEIIHKKDPGAVARIKQKEVYEQQKKLLLIGERAVLVTLDFDFNVHHPYKPLVEAIKKLKIAQKELAQVAWSFVNDGLCTSLCLQFKPQHIAAGAIFLAAKFLKVKLPADGEKVWWQDFDVTPWQLEEVSNQMMELYGPPPSQGNDTKSSSAGLANQHALEKAPGAAEEPPAHKNHSASRQPSLPDCHGHSQHDPERQGSNQRIAQTEERDGTATSNEGLNTSPSAMDAVEKINKDHQNVAHTAEDTEEGGLCHSLEPGNPKRKEHRSHDHSGERDLKRLRS, encoded by the exons ATGGATATCATGCAGACAAGTGATTCTTCCCAATATGGAGTTGTAGAAAACAGCCCATATAGATTTCCCTATAATAAACGTGTGGAAGATGGCAACCTTGGTGCTTCGTGGTATTTTAGTAgaaaagaaatagaggagaattccCTTTCAAGAAGAGATGGCATTAGTCTGAAGAAGGAGTCTTTCCTTCGCAAGTCATACTGCACTTTTCTTCAAGATCTGGGAGTGAGGCTTAAAGT GCCTCCAGTGACAATTGCTACAGCTATTGTATTCTGTCATCGTTTTTTCCTTCGACAATCTCATGCCAAAAATGATAGACTG ACAGTAGCCACAGTTTGCATGTTCTTGGCGGGTAAAGTTGAAGAAACACCCATACCCCTGAAGGATGTCATACTAATTTCTTATGAGATCATCCACAAAAAGGATCCTGGTGCTGTTGCTCGAATTAAGCAAAAG GAAGTCTATGAACAACAGAAGAAACTTCTTTTAATTGGGGAGCGTGCTGTGCTTGTAACACTTGATTTTGACTTCAATGTGCATCACCCATACAAGCCCTTGGTTGAAGCAATAAAAAAACTCAAGATTGCTCAAAAGGAACTTGCTCAAGTTGCCTGGAGTTTTGTCAATGATGG GCTGTGTACATCTCTTTGCCTGCAATTTAAGCCCCAACATATTGCGGCCGGCGCAATCTTCCTTGCTGCAAAGTTCCTTAAAGTCAAGCTTCCAGCAGATGGTGAGAAGGTCTGGTGGCAAGATTTTGATGTAACCCCGTGGCAGTTGGAAG AGGTTAGCAACCAAATGATGGAGCTCTATGGGCCACCACCGTCTCAAGGGAATGATACTAAAAGCAGCTCTGCAGGTTTAGCCAATCAACATGCCCTGGAGAAAGCTCCTGGAGCTGCTGAGGAGCCTCCTGCGCATAAAAATCATTCAGCATCCAGACAACCGAGCTTGCCAGACTGCCATGGACATAGCCAGCATGACCCTGAAAGGCAAGGCTCAAACCAGAGGATAGCACAAACCGAAGAGAGGGATGGCACTGCCACTAGCAATGAAGGCCTCAATACGTCGCCATCAGCGATGGATGCAGTGGAAAAGATAAACAAGGATCATCAGAACGTCGCTCACACGGCAGAGGACACCGAGGAGGGCGGGCTGTGCCATTCTCTCGAGCCCGGCAATCCAAAGCGGAAGGAGCACAGGAGCCACGATCACAGCGGCGAGAGGGACCTTAAGAGGTTGAGGTCATAA
- the LOC119286330 gene encoding NDR1/HIN1-like protein 1, which yields MGKDCGNHGEDDIRRTCRRFLAFLFFLALIVAVIALIVYLVLRPTHPRFYLQDASLRQLDVLTANASAAAGVLSTVLQVTVASRNPNDRVGVYYDRLDVYASYKYQQITLASALPPVYQGHGDVEVWSPVLSGPNVPFAPYLADALAKDVQAGYLILQVKIDGRVRWKVGSWISGHYHIFATCPAFLVGAGGNGAPGASGLRFQTATYCHVEV from the coding sequence ATGGGCAAGGACTGCGGCAACCACGGCGAGGACGACATCCGGCGCACGTGCCGGCGCTTcctggccttcctcttcttcctggccctcatcgtcgccgtcatcgccCTCATCGTCTACCTCGTCCTCCGCCCCACGCACCCGCGCTTCTACCTCCAGGACGCCTCGCTCCGGCAGCTGGACGTGCTCACCGCCAACGCCTCCGCCGCCGCGGGTGTGCTCTCCACCGTGCTCCAGGTCACCGTCGCCTCCCGCAACCCCAACGACCGCGTCGGCGTCTACTACGACCGCCTCGACGTCTACGCCTCCTACAAGTACCAGCAGATCACGCTGGCCTCCGCGCTCCCTCCGGTGTACCAGGGCCACGGCGACGTCGAGGTGTGGTCGCCGGTGCTCTCCGGCCCGAACGTCCCCTTCGCGCCCTACCTCGCCGACGCGCTCGCCAAGGACGTCCAGGCCGGGTACCTCATCCTCCAGGTAAAGATCGACGGCCGCGTCCGGTGGAAGGTGGGCAGCTGGATCTCCGGCCACTACCACATCTTCGCGACCTGCCCCGCCTTCCTCGTCGGCGCCGGCGGCAACGGCGCGCCGGGGGCCAGCGGGCTCAGGTTCCAGACCGCCACCTACTGCCACGTCGAGGTCTAG